The following are from one region of the Polaribacter marinaquae genome:
- a CDS encoding DUF5689 domain-containing protein gives MKRNTLTTLLIITSLLFITCVADSDYTVPENLGEEENKNLTAVLDSIDSNLLELKSIKALKELYISGNKPLKITSDIVVKGYVNSSDENGNYFREFYMQDAPENPTAGIKIAVNLTNTFNKFNLGREVYIRLKDLFIGELNSGDGIITIGGKLSITNENEIESVSSKQIDGHFFRSEKAEIIVPKAVSLAALSAYDIGTFVSVNNVIFPENLAGKSYVDPTEDFDTQRKIQTCQRLGFADLVLETSSFANFANNALPTGGGTINALVSKDYSGDFLVLVLNSTEDVLMSNERCTTQTEQDFNITLLEEGFETTSGEIRVADWLNYREEGTKSWRSYTDTYSQSKAARIGSANSSDASTITWLITKGVDLDATLEEFLSFETSNSFANGSELEVLVSTDFNGDSNNISTANWTVLPAKIVSDGEGFKNWIHSTYIDLSNYSGTAYIAFKYKGNGNVNFDGTYELDNIKIIAKD, from the coding sequence ATGAAAAGAAATACATTAACAACTTTATTAATTATTACAAGTTTGCTATTTATTACTTGTGTAGCAGATAGCGATTATACAGTTCCAGAAAATTTAGGTGAAGAAGAAAACAAAAATCTTACAGCAGTTTTAGATAGTATTGATAGTAATCTCTTAGAATTGAAGTCTATAAAAGCATTAAAAGAATTATACATTTCTGGCAACAAGCCATTAAAAATTACTTCTGATATTGTTGTGAAAGGCTATGTGAATTCTTCTGATGAAAACGGGAATTATTTTAGAGAGTTTTATATGCAAGATGCTCCAGAAAATCCTACCGCCGGAATAAAAATAGCAGTTAACCTAACCAATACATTCAATAAATTTAATTTGGGTAGAGAGGTTTACATTCGATTAAAAGATTTATTTATTGGCGAATTAAATTCTGGTGACGGAATTATAACAATAGGTGGTAAATTAAGTATTACAAATGAAAACGAAATAGAAAGTGTTTCTTCTAAACAAATAGATGGTCATTTTTTTCGTTCAGAAAAAGCAGAAATAATTGTACCTAAAGCAGTTTCTTTAGCAGCATTAAGTGCTTATGATATAGGTACTTTTGTTTCTGTAAATAATGTAATTTTTCCAGAAAATTTAGCAGGTAAATCTTATGTAGATCCTACAGAAGATTTTGATACACAAAGAAAAATTCAAACTTGCCAAAGATTAGGTTTTGCAGATCTTGTTTTAGAAACAAGTTCTTTTGCAAACTTTGCAAATAATGCGCTACCAACTGGTGGCGGAACAATTAACGCATTGGTTTCTAAAGATTATAGTGGCGATTTTTTAGTACTTGTATTAAATTCTACAGAAGATGTTTTAATGTCTAATGAAAGATGTACCACGCAAACCGAACAAGATTTTAATATTACTTTATTAGAAGAAGGTTTTGAGACAACTTCTGGAGAAATAAGAGTAGCAGATTGGTTAAATTATAGAGAAGAAGGTACAAAATCTTGGCGATCTTACACTGATACTTATTCGCAAAGTAAAGCCGCAAGAATAGGTTCTGCTAATTCTTCTGATGCAAGTACAATAACTTGGCTGATAACCAAAGGTGTTGATTTAGATGCTACTTTAGAGGAGTTTCTTTCTTTTGAAACATCAAATAGTTTTGCCAATGGTAGCGAATTAGAAGTTTTAGTTTCTACGGATTTTAATGGTGATTCTAATAATATTAGTACAGCAAATTGGACCGTTTTACCTGCAAAAATTGTTTCTGATGGAGAAGGTTTTAAAAATTGGATACATTCTACATATATAGATTTATCTAATTATTCGGGCACTGCATATATCGCTTTTAAATACAAAGGTAATGGCAATGTAAACTTTGATGGAACTTACGAATTAGATAATATTAAAATTATAGCAAAAGATTAA
- the mce gene encoding methylmalonyl-CoA epimerase, which translates to MDKIEHIGIAVKDLEVSNKLFASLFGEKHYKEEEVESEGVKTSFFKTGPNKVELLQATKEDSPIAKFIDKKGEGIHHIAFAVADINVEITRLKNEGFTVLNETPKKGADNKLVAFLHPKTTNGVLIELCQEIE; encoded by the coding sequence ATGGATAAAATAGAACACATAGGTATTGCAGTTAAAGATTTAGAGGTCTCAAATAAATTATTTGCATCACTTTTTGGCGAAAAGCATTACAAAGAAGAAGAAGTTGAATCCGAAGGTGTTAAAACTTCATTTTTTAAAACAGGACCCAATAAAGTAGAGTTGTTACAAGCAACAAAAGAAGATAGCCCAATTGCCAAATTTATAGATAAAAAAGGAGAAGGAATTCATCACATAGCATTTGCTGTAGCAGATATCAATGTAGAAATAACTAGATTAAAAAACGAAGGTTTTACTGTGTTAAACGAAACACCAAAAAAAGGAGCTGACAATAAATTAGTTGCTTTTTTACACCCTAAAACAACAAACGGTGTTTTAATTGAGTTATGTCAAGAGATAGAATAG